The following proteins are encoded in a genomic region of Solea senegalensis isolate Sse05_10M linkage group LG5, IFAPA_SoseM_1, whole genome shotgun sequence:
- the ppp1r3c2b gene encoding protein phosphatase 1 regulatory subunit 3C-B-like, whose amino-acid sequence MQVSNTPVPPLLGFGSMAQSAGLVEIAVRLCLNQSKQLCPHVWVPILKPQRPCIRSPVSDQVPSSDFSIPASLTHHFSTLLDLDDWDDEVMSPAKKKHVVFADSRGLSLTAVRMFSDQEEPSDFDLLPSLRGLGNMTEDSYSCTVSTCCPGTQLKLGFPQPSADFQAFRAKLAESMVTLENCSVSEQVLQGTVRVRNIGFKKDVQVRITFDSWQSYKDVPCTYLQKRFGGPQTDIFEFDIAIPKVLDAKRKIEFCLRYLPGGQSRPFWDNNNGQNYSVVVSVQSHLCRGKNLNERA is encoded by the exons ATGCAGGTCTCCAATACACC TGTTCCTCCGCTGCTCGGCTTCGGGTCAATGGCTCAGTCCGCTGGACTTGTGGAAATTGCTGTGAGGCTGTGTTTGAACCAGAGTAAACAACTATGTCCTCATGTTTGGGTTCCCATCCTAAAACCCCAGCGCCCTTGCATCCGCTCCCCAGTGTCAGATCAGGTACCCTCCTCGGACTTCTCGATTCCAGCATCTCTAACCCACCATTTCTCCACTTTGTTGGACTTGGACGACTGGGATGACGAGGTTATGTCGCCAGCCAAGAAAAAACACGTGGTCTTCGCCGATTCCAGAGGTTTGTCTCTCACAGCCGTGCGAATGTTTTCCGACCAAGAGGAACCCTCTGACTTTGACTTGCTGCCGTCGCTGCGGGGCTTGGGAAACATGACGGAGGACAGCTACAGCTGCACCGTCAGCACCTGCTGCCCGGGTACACAGCTCAAACTGGGGTTTCCACAACCCTCGGCGGATTTCCAGGCCTTCCGTGCCAAGTTGGCAGAGAGCATGGTCACCCTGGAGAACTGCAGTGTCAGTGAACAGGTGCTCCAAGGTACCGTCCGCGTCCGGAACATCGGTTTCAAGAAGGACGTGCAGGTGCGCATCACCTTTGATTCCTGGCAGAGCTACAAAGACGTGCCCTGTACGTACCTGCAGAAACGCTTCGGAGGACCACAGACGGACATCTTTGAATTTGACATTGCCATTCCTAAAGTGCTCGACGCCAAAAGGAAGATAGAGTTCTGTTTACGGTATTTACCGGGAGGCCAGAGCCGACCGTTCTGGGACAATAACAATGGACAAAACTACAGTGTTGTAGTGAGTGTGCAGTCACATCTCTGCAGAGGGAAGAATCTCAATGAAAGGGCATGA
- the LOC122770002 gene encoding phytanoyl-CoA hydroxylase-interacting protein, translating into MTEMDGPLTTPCNIQICEVSCDSFRIMWDMNPEDTARATHFFIDLSRKESKDPNRFKHRDVPTKLVAKAVPLPMAVRGHWFLSPRTEYCVAVQTAVRQPDGDYLVSEWSQVVEFCTGDYAMEHLQQLLDKAKGSAGRLLKFTVFYRNQQPDYFDYVRKECGGLMRPALKDNSGSHGSPINAKLQGVFFSCNTEFDTGLPPNDSPYGPLRFQIPAGLLLNPDICLYFADFYCMYTAYHYVVLVLAPVGSEGDTFCRTRLPMLDLSSNPFLTYTAPQRQGEEPLYCHASDVILEVLFTEPVHLDQGSVEQISGHHQLMSLTTANAKKDPSCKVCNISVGR; encoded by the exons ATGACAGAAATGGACGGCCCTCTCACCACACCGTGTAACATCCAGATTTGTGAGGTGTCCTGTGACTCATTCCGCATCATGTGGGACATGAACCCCGAGGACACCGCCCGAGCCACGCACTTCTTCATCGACCTGAGCCGCAAAGAGAGCAAAGATCCCAACCGCTTCAAACACAGG GATGTGCCAACCAAACTGGTGGCCAAGGCCGTGCCTCTCCCCATGGCAGTGAGGGGACACTGGTTCCTCAGCCCGCGGACAGAGTACTGCGTCGCCGTTCAAACTGCTGTCCGACAGCCTGATGGTGACTACCTGGTGTCAGAGTGGAGCCAGGTGGTGGAGTTCTGCACTGGAG ACTATGCCATGGAACATCTACAGCAGCTTCTTGACAAGGCTAAGGGCTCCGCAGGGAGGCTGCTAaaattcactgtgttttatcGCAACCAACAGCCGGACTACTTTGACTATGTCAG GAAGGAATGTGGAGGACTGATGCGTCCGGCTTTGAAAGACAACAGTGGGAGTCATGGTTCTCCAATCAATGCCAAACTGCAGGGAGTCTTCTTCAGTTGCAACACAGAGTTCGATACAGGCCTTCCTCCCAATGACTCCCCATACGGACCTCTACGTTTCCAGATACCAGCTGGACTCCTGCTGAACCCCGATATCTGCCTGTATTTCGCAGActtctactgtatgtacacagcCTACCACTATGTGGTGCTGGTGTTGGCTCCCGTTGGCTCAGAGGGAGATACCTTCTGTCGCACGCGTCTTCCTATGCTGGACTTGTCTTCCAACCCTTTCCTGACATACACTGCCCCCCAGAGGCAGGGGGAGGAGCCTTTGTACTGCCATGCCAGTGACGTCATCCTTGAGGTGCTTTTCACAGAGCCCGTTCATCTGGACCAGGGCAGTGTGGAGCAGATCAGCGGACACCACCAGCTCATGAGTCTGACCACAGCTAATGCCAAGAAAGACCCGAGCTGCAAAGTGTGCAACATCAGTGTAGGACGCTGA
- the polr3d gene encoding DNA-directed RNA polymerase III subunit RPC4: MADPGSGDSGSQRVPGPGGTSAGLLMGRRPASSVAPRLPSMRSRDLTLGGVKKKTFTPNIIGRKAKEETKAEGGQRRERRDDRGRGRGERGRGRGRPEVIQSHSIFEQGPAEMTMKKRGGYENEREAATVGPSPIINIKKEKRETEEETKEILRSLDRENFVNDPFLRSERRSCPVQLPLAVSGWGFTEEFSNEEVKDEKMEEEDCEVTESTVKVKQEPEEIDIKKTEGAYKPPPLPEPEVLSELMHRWSLSKGEELFFIQLPDSLPGQPPTQEHRPVKTEVKSEDGQAVLLKTETQEEETEENSCNLKDLREGLVGKMLVRKSGRVQLILGQVTLDVSLGATCSFFQELVSVGAEERTGDLTVLGNIKHKMVCSPDFEALLESSA, from the exons ATGGCTGATCCAGGCTCAGGTGACTCTGGTAGTCAGCGTGTACCGGGGCCTGGAGGGACCAGTGCAGGACTCCTGATGGGCCGCAGACCGGCGTCCTCTGTCGCACCACGTCTCCCCTCTATGCGATCACGGGACCTCACCCTGGGGGGAGTGAAAAAG aaaacattcacaccCAACATCATTGGCCGAAAAGCCAAAGAAGA AACCAAAGCTGAAGGCGGgcaaaggagagagaggagggatgaTCGAGGTCGAGGCCGAGGAGAGCGAGGCAGGGGCCGAGGTCGTCCAGAGGTCATCCAGTCCCACTCTATTTTCGAGCAGGGGCCCGCGGAGATGACGATGAAGAAGAGAG GCGGTTACGAGAATGAGCGAGAGGCTGCGACAGTGGGACCCTCGCCcatcattaatattaaaaaagagaagagggagaCTGAAGAAGAGACCAAAGAGATCCTGCGCAGTCTGGATAGAGAAAAC TTTGTCAACGATCCCTTCCTGAGGAGTGAAAGGAGGAGCTGCCCCGTCCAGCTTCCCCTCGCTGTGTCGGGATGGGGCTTCACGGAGGAATTCAGTAATGAAGAAGTTAAAGATGagaaaatggaggaggaggattgtgAAGTCACGGAGTCCACGGTCAAAG TCAAACAGGAGCCAGAGGAAATAGacataaagaaaacagaggGCGCTTATAAACCTCCTCCCCTCCCTGAGCCTGAAGTTCTGTCCGAGCTGATGCATCGATGGAGCCTGAGTAAAGGGGAGGAGCTTTTCTTTATCCAGCTGCCCGACTCGCTGCCTGGTCAACCGCCGACCCAGGAGCACAGGCCGGTGAAGACGGAGGTGAAGTCAGAGGACGGACAGGCTGTGCTGCTGAAGACAGAGACTCAG gaagaggaaactgaagagAACAGCTGTAACCTGAAAGACCTGCGGGAGGGTCTCGTTGGAAAGATGCTGGTGAGGAAGTCTGGACGAGTGCAGCTCATCCTCGGACAAGTGACGCTCGACGTGTCTCTGGGAGCAACGTGTTCTTTCTTTCAG GAGCTCGTCTCCGTGGGTGCGGAGGAAAGAACAGGCGACCTCACCGTGTTGGgaaacatcaaacacaaaatggtTTGCTCCCCGGATTTCGAGGCTCTCCTGGAGAGCAGCGCTTGA